In Synechococcus sp. KORDI-100, a single window of DNA contains:
- a CDS encoding CHAT domain-containing protein has product MSRSNRSLRTSALVCCLGCTSWLSLTSLALPFKGMAQLMQHEIVSSQLPRFQRDAYNPAVLHVRVTEAAPRETSTDSDAFLDLTLILASGEVEGIRIDLSLKAFRDQLRKLYTQLSRLEPLNETDPASPSRQLHAVLISELMPVLLKENVTTLLISADRGLQAVPFAALSDGEQFFGDRFAFSITPSLALTAFATADEPARRLLAFGASQFDGLAALPLVPQELERIGSGDGKDQFLNKDFTPSALLEKAGSADYNQLHVATHAEFKPGGPKASQLHSGTGPISMEQLTALRKSRRGVPLDLVVFSACRTALGDADAELGFSGLALQAGARSAVGTLWYVDDVVTSAYFVQMYRYLGQGVPKAEAMQLTRQAFIRGLIRLVDDQVVGADGTPLLTDLTPSQRRRVVDGVKNPFFWAGIELMGAPW; this is encoded by the coding sequence ATGAGTCGCAGCAATCGTTCTCTCCGGACCAGCGCGCTGGTTTGTTGCCTGGGCTGCACATCCTGGTTGTCGCTGACGTCTCTCGCTCTGCCGTTTAAGGGCATGGCTCAGCTCATGCAGCACGAGATCGTCTCGTCGCAGCTGCCTCGCTTTCAACGCGATGCCTACAACCCGGCAGTGCTTCATGTTCGCGTCACGGAAGCTGCCCCACGGGAAACGTCCACGGACTCGGACGCTTTTCTGGATCTCACCCTGATCCTGGCGTCGGGTGAGGTGGAGGGCATCCGCATCGATCTGTCGCTCAAGGCCTTCAGGGATCAACTCCGCAAGCTCTACACCCAGCTGTCGCGTCTTGAGCCACTGAATGAGACCGATCCCGCATCACCATCAAGACAACTCCACGCTGTTTTGATTTCGGAATTAATGCCTGTTCTCCTGAAAGAGAACGTCACCACATTGCTGATTTCGGCTGATCGTGGATTGCAGGCTGTGCCTTTTGCAGCTCTCAGCGATGGAGAGCAATTCTTCGGTGATCGCTTTGCCTTCTCCATCACGCCGTCGTTGGCACTGACCGCCTTTGCAACAGCCGATGAGCCGGCCAGGAGACTGTTGGCCTTTGGTGCCTCTCAATTTGATGGGCTGGCTGCTCTCCCTCTGGTTCCCCAGGAGCTGGAGCGGATCGGCAGTGGCGATGGAAAGGACCAATTCCTCAACAAAGACTTCACGCCATCCGCTCTTCTCGAGAAAGCAGGGTCAGCGGATTACAACCAGTTGCATGTGGCCACCCATGCGGAGTTCAAGCCCGGTGGTCCGAAAGCCTCTCAATTGCATTCCGGCACGGGGCCGATCTCGATGGAGCAGCTCACCGCTCTTCGAAAGAGCCGTCGAGGCGTTCCCCTCGACCTTGTGGTGTTCAGTGCCTGCCGCACGGCTCTCGGGGACGCCGATGCCGAACTGGGCTTCAGTGGCTTGGCTCTTCAGGCCGGGGCACGCAGTGCCGTCGGTACGCTCTGGTATGTCGACGATGTGGTGACATCCGCCTATTTCGTTCAGATGTACCGCTACCTCGGTCAGGGAGTTCCCAAAGCGGAAGCGATGCAACTGACCCGGCAGGCTTTCATCCGAGGCCTGATTCGTCTGGTGGATGATCAGGTGGTCGGAGCTGACGGCACACCTCTTCTGACCGACCTCACGCCATCCCAACGACGACGCGTGGTCGATGGGGTTAAGAATCCTTTTTTCTGGGCAGGCATTGAGCTGATGGGTGCTCCCTGGTGA
- a CDS encoding autotransporter-associated beta strand repeat-containing protein — protein MAISEPRPISAEVRASKGRKGLSTKVNGRQGGRCRSGVCTISGGTDVGRNKFHRFSDFDTRGKIKRIEFDPGRQSNLIIGVTSPSGTFLNKVVSLSRKSNVFWLSPGGIHLGRGAGFVHVPRLTLSTARSLRFPGGVFDVINSSASDLSGLLGDPLRGAAGLEGRQPMDDGLQAPAPGIYLDGVEISIDQDLLLDAPGGSVELVDSRLSVSSLDATGGSLTLMGEAIAVDGESQLLATGETGGGLIQVGGSWQNSDPSVRQSVTTRLMPGALLDASAALDGDGGEIVVWSNIQASESVTEVAGSLLASGGQQGGDGGRIETSGATLSLSPDLRIEASASDGEPGLWLQDPYNYTINSPEVGIIETTLDSGTNVTISTANNETSLGSSGNNSDAGNITLEMPISKSSGGAATLTFEADNDVVLNQGISSTNGALNVVAKAAASIVLEDGKSIETNGGDIVFWSNTDNKQSGSGRHYIRLNEGSSLISSGGNIVLAGGLDTDSDGFPDGYAYIGTEFVPPGSIFSGNPQQPGVSIGSVRNQTGNLITIRSGGGDVVMRGRSGVANSGAGGFGSQREILIDSGAGTIHLEGDQVSSSGGYGLRFGGVSYNPKMSISSASTSSPAINIVGTSLNDSGIRLGDSSETYFTGNVLIQSSATSGGGISIEGSSSQSSSGTRGLVLHGLNGSSGYQFLSASGPIQLWSKRDSTSSEIEIASGSSLYLGQRKDASSVQGVTPIEGSSSVATTFAADTAVYFSGSIHGTGTMQVYPYTSGQSIGIDTSSDFRVEDVGQLPSTFSLITIGDSTNTNGIESSAAFSVESPIAFNSGSSNLAFTQTVTTSNDNVTLTVAGDSSVAALNLGTGELIKSGSGTLNLTSANTYSGDTTVNEGTLQLSDVNAIGSSSTIHINGGALRFSGTISDVSPGFVIGSSGATLEVDSGERATISGVISGTGPVTKAGTGTLTMSGPNTYSGSTTVRAGTLTVESSIPATATCLSGASSNRCSGSSGGNAGSSSTTTPEPSVTLPTPTPEPTEAPQPEEEPEPSATSGTREVTETPEPTETPEPTQTPQPTETPEPTQTPQPTETPEPTQTPQPTETPQPTETPGVRELTSDSTAPDETPGASSDQQPSPMTELLEDDEGEQVVEAVAVVESSATLNAGPSVATKASPTAVPSSAASSSSDVSGLAVEEAATASTPSSLSGDGVDVELSLESGFQVVGAADPTVTDPGILTGSTSSATTTQPQSISTDDSNMSSSDADSTAESEASSDVENRSEASPNSVESSSRASSPIVKVTPVEAKQAGQRVVIADEVATQQLTETLNLPDLSGVKTPNTNEIANYLQQTMQKIRSGGLP, from the coding sequence TTGGCCATCTCAGAGCCAAGGCCGATTTCTGCTGAGGTTCGCGCGTCGAAGGGGCGTAAAGGTCTTTCCACCAAAGTGAATGGTCGTCAGGGTGGACGTTGTCGATCTGGTGTCTGCACAATCAGTGGCGGAACCGATGTTGGTCGCAATAAATTTCACCGGTTCAGCGATTTCGATACGCGTGGAAAAATCAAGCGGATTGAGTTTGATCCAGGTCGGCAAAGCAACCTGATCATCGGTGTGACGTCACCCAGCGGGACGTTCCTGAACAAGGTGGTGTCGTTATCTCGAAAGTCCAATGTGTTCTGGTTATCTCCTGGAGGCATTCATCTCGGGCGTGGTGCCGGTTTCGTTCATGTCCCTCGTCTGACCCTGAGCACGGCACGCTCCTTGCGTTTCCCCGGCGGTGTTTTTGACGTCATCAACAGTTCTGCATCCGATTTGTCAGGTCTCCTGGGGGACCCTCTGCGTGGAGCGGCGGGATTGGAAGGCCGGCAACCGATGGACGATGGTTTGCAGGCTCCAGCTCCTGGGATCTATCTCGATGGGGTCGAGATCAGCATTGACCAGGACCTGCTTTTGGATGCACCAGGGGGATCGGTGGAGCTGGTGGACAGCCGTTTATCCGTGAGTTCTCTTGATGCAACCGGGGGGAGCCTCACCTTGATGGGTGAGGCCATTGCTGTTGATGGAGAGTCTCAACTCCTTGCAACCGGAGAGACGGGTGGAGGCTTGATTCAGGTGGGGGGAAGCTGGCAGAACAGTGACCCTTCAGTGCGTCAATCCGTCACAACGCGTCTGATGCCCGGGGCGCTGCTGGATGCCTCGGCAGCCCTTGATGGTGATGGTGGTGAAATTGTGGTTTGGAGCAATATTCAAGCGTCTGAATCAGTCACAGAAGTCGCTGGTTCGTTGTTGGCTTCGGGCGGCCAGCAAGGTGGTGATGGCGGGCGCATTGAAACTTCAGGAGCAACATTATCTCTTTCGCCTGATCTCAGGATTGAAGCGTCTGCTTCTGACGGTGAACCAGGGCTCTGGCTTCAGGATCCATACAATTACACCATCAATTCGCCGGAAGTCGGCATCATTGAGACGACGCTTGATAGTGGCACAAATGTCACCATCAGCACAGCAAATAATGAAACTTCCTTGGGATCGTCAGGTAATAATTCTGATGCTGGAAATATCACATTGGAGATGCCCATCAGTAAATCGTCAGGTGGGGCTGCAACGTTAACGTTTGAAGCAGATAACGATGTGGTTCTCAATCAAGGTATTTCCTCGACCAACGGAGCTCTTAACGTTGTCGCCAAGGCTGCGGCATCGATTGTTCTTGAAGATGGCAAATCAATTGAAACCAATGGTGGCGATATCGTGTTTTGGTCAAACACAGATAACAAGCAGTCTGGGTCTGGGAGGCATTACATACGCTTGAATGAAGGTTCATCATTGATTTCATCTGGTGGGAATATCGTTCTCGCTGGTGGTTTGGATACTGATTCAGATGGCTTCCCCGATGGTTATGCCTACATCGGAACTGAGTTTGTTCCGCCAGGATCTATTTTTTCAGGTAACCCTCAACAGCCCGGTGTCAGCATCGGAAGCGTACGGAATCAGACCGGCAATCTGATTACCATCCGATCCGGCGGAGGTGATGTTGTCATGCGCGGCCGCTCAGGCGTGGCCAACAGCGGGGCGGGTGGTTTTGGGTCGCAACGCGAAATCCTGATCGATTCCGGTGCGGGCACGATTCATCTTGAAGGTGATCAGGTGTCCAGTTCAGGAGGATATGGCCTGAGATTTGGAGGTGTCTCCTATAACCCTAAAATGTCGATCAGTAGCGCCAGCACATCCAGTCCCGCAATCAATATTGTCGGCACATCTTTGAATGATTCAGGGATCAGATTAGGTGACAGCAGTGAAACGTACTTTACGGGCAACGTTTTGATTCAGAGCTCCGCTACATCCGGTGGAGGTATCAGTATCGAGGGTTCGTCATCGCAGTCATCGTCCGGAACGCGTGGTCTTGTGCTTCATGGACTAAACGGTTCTTCCGGCTATCAATTTTTGTCCGCATCTGGACCGATTCAGCTCTGGAGCAAACGAGATTCCACAAGTTCAGAAATTGAGATTGCTTCCGGGTCGTCGCTCTACCTCGGGCAACGAAAGGACGCGAGTTCCGTACAGGGCGTCACCCCGATCGAGGGATCAAGCTCCGTGGCAACCACCTTTGCGGCCGATACGGCTGTCTACTTCTCAGGCTCAATTCACGGCACTGGCACGATGCAGGTGTATCCCTACACGTCTGGTCAGTCGATCGGTATCGATACGTCGTCGGACTTCCGGGTTGAAGACGTGGGTCAACTGCCCAGCACGTTTTCTCTGATCACCATTGGAGATTCCACGAATACAAACGGAATCGAATCCAGCGCTGCTTTTTCAGTGGAGAGTCCGATTGCCTTCAACTCCGGCAGCTCCAATCTTGCCTTCACCCAAACGGTGACGACGAGTAATGACAACGTCACATTGACCGTCGCAGGTGATTCTTCGGTCGCAGCACTGAATCTCGGGACGGGTGAGCTGATCAAGTCTGGATCGGGAACTCTCAACCTGACATCAGCGAACACCTACTCCGGTGACACCACAGTCAACGAGGGGACATTGCAATTGTCAGATGTCAACGCCATCGGCAGCAGCAGCACCATTCATATCAATGGAGGGGCATTGCGTTTCTCCGGAACCATCAGTGATGTTTCTCCAGGGTTTGTGATCGGTTCCTCCGGCGCCACTCTCGAAGTGGACAGTGGTGAACGTGCGACCATTTCCGGAGTGATCAGTGGTACGGGTCCGGTCACCAAGGCTGGTACCGGAACCCTCACCATGTCGGGTCCGAACACCTACTCGGGATCCACGACCGTGCGGGCGGGCACCCTGACTGTGGAGAGCAGCATCCCTGCCACAGCCACATGCCTGTCCGGCGCTTCATCCAACCGTTGTTCCGGGTCCTCGGGCGGTAATGCCGGTTCCTCGTCCACAACCACACCTGAGCCGTCGGTGACCTTGCCGACTCCGACCCCAGAGCCGACGGAAGCGCCACAGCCCGAGGAAGAACCAGAGCCCTCGGCAACGTCAGGGACCCGCGAGGTCACGGAAACGCCTGAGCCCACGGAGACACCTGAGCCCACACAGACGCCTCAACCAACGGAAACTCCTGAGCCCACACAGACGCCTCAACCAACGGAAACTCCTGAGCCCACGCAGACGCCCCAACCCACAGAGACGCCCCAACCCACCGAAACGCCTGGTGTCCGCGAGCTCACCTCAGATAGCACCGCCCCTGACGAGACACCTGGCGCATCCTCCGATCAGCAGCCCTCTCCGATGACAGAACTCCTGGAGGACGATGAAGGAGAGCAGGTTGTCGAGGCTGTTGCTGTCGTTGAAAGCTCAGCCACGCTCAATGCCGGTCCATCAGTCGCTACCAAGGCATCGCCGACTGCAGTGCCTTCCTCTGCAGCGTCGTCCTCATCAGATGTGTCCGGTCTTGCTGTGGAGGAGGCTGCAACAGCTTCAACTCCCTCCTCTCTTTCAGGTGATGGCGTGGACGTTGAGTTGAGTTTGGAGTCTGGTTTCCAGGTTGTTGGAGCTGCCGATCCAACCGTTACGGATCCTGGAATCTTGACCGGGTCGACATCATCGGCAACGACGACCCAACCCCAATCCATCTCGACCGACGACTCCAACATGTCGTCCTCGGATGCCGATTCCACGGCTGAATCGGAGGCTTCATCCGACGTTGAAAACAGGTCTGAGGCGTCACCGAATTCAGTTGAATCCTCATCAAGAGCGTCGTCTCCAATCGTCAAAGTGACGCCTGTTGAGGCGAAGCAAGCAGGTCAACGCGTTGTGATCGCTGATGAAGTTGCCACGCAACAGCTCACGGAAACCCTCAATCTTCCTGACCTCTCTGGTGTGAAAACGCCCAACACCAACGAGATCGCTAACTATCTGCAGCAAACCATGCAAAAGATTCGTTCCGGTGGGTTGCCATGA
- a CDS encoding ShlB/FhaC/HecB family hemolysin secretion/activation protein, whose translation MSLRFSRVLFASRTALFRNASVRNRRLPPHVLQPESAPSAEPPVEQADPREQPSAWGPGLQGRVPYNSAELSYIFKACSSADASKRLNACAAALTARLVADGYINSRVYAQPTPAPGVLEVVLGVIAELRISSDDDALKEQVEKQLAPLVGSVLHLPTLEEALVDMRRRGVGSIQGNMGRLGSDPTQAVINLAVEPAPPTPLQGDLSVSNTGNAGSGEWRAMATLLQNDLIRRGDSALLFLELNADGELELGTGLVSATYTWPLSDTWSLTGSFGSSYRRFVEFDKPFYNFSFRTLQGLLQVETLLQQSKSFSWTAFAGISANRNDSFESGGKPSIPLIAGGANLFDLGDGDWDSWSRSGYLRVGTTLSGIAGNAFWTTNIYAMQGLAGLSPNQHLNNMAAMGIEPGKARAVGGLGDVSWSLSPSTNLNLRAAGQVALNPLPGSMTFVLGSDVGLKGLPGTVISGGNGWLGTADLVWTAWRQADQSVELIPFIGMGGVQSEGDRFHNTIGSGGLMGRYRRGRFEVELGWVDTFSSDDDAGIWNEWVLGNGLYTKVRYSF comes from the coding sequence TTGAGCCTCCGCTTCAGCCGGGTCCTGTTCGCATCCCGAACCGCCCTGTTCAGGAACGCGAGCGTCAGGAACAGGCGCCTCCCCCCCCACGTGCTGCAGCCGGAGTCAGCACCATCTGCTGAACCTCCTGTTGAGCAAGCAGATCCAAGGGAACAGCCCTCGGCCTGGGGTCCTGGTCTTCAGGGTCGAGTTCCCTACAACTCAGCTGAACTCAGTTACATCTTCAAAGCCTGCAGCTCAGCTGATGCCTCGAAACGATTGAACGCCTGTGCCGCAGCACTCACGGCACGACTCGTGGCTGACGGCTACATCAACAGCCGTGTGTATGCGCAACCAACCCCAGCCCCTGGGGTCCTGGAGGTGGTGCTTGGCGTGATCGCAGAACTGCGCATCAGCAGTGATGACGACGCTCTCAAGGAGCAGGTCGAGAAGCAGCTCGCCCCCCTCGTCGGCTCTGTTTTGCATCTGCCGACGCTGGAAGAAGCCCTGGTCGATATGCGTCGTCGTGGCGTGGGATCGATTCAAGGCAACATGGGCCGCCTGGGCAGTGACCCCACACAGGCCGTCATCAATCTTGCGGTGGAGCCCGCTCCACCCACCCCGCTCCAGGGGGATCTGAGTGTCAGTAACACCGGTAATGCCGGCAGTGGCGAATGGCGCGCCATGGCGACTCTCCTGCAGAACGATCTGATACGCCGGGGGGATTCAGCCCTGCTGTTCCTCGAATTGAACGCCGATGGAGAACTCGAGCTCGGCACGGGCTTGGTGTCGGCCACATACACCTGGCCATTGAGCGACACCTGGTCGCTTACAGGATCTTTCGGCAGCAGCTACCGACGTTTCGTTGAATTCGACAAGCCGTTCTACAACTTCAGTTTCCGCACCTTGCAGGGACTGCTGCAGGTTGAAACGCTCCTGCAACAGAGCAAGAGCTTCAGCTGGACGGCATTCGCCGGGATCAGCGCCAACCGCAATGACAGCTTCGAATCCGGTGGAAAACCCAGCATTCCTCTGATCGCCGGCGGCGCCAATCTCTTCGATTTGGGAGATGGCGACTGGGACAGCTGGAGTCGAAGCGGATATCTCAGAGTTGGAACGACTCTCAGCGGGATCGCAGGGAACGCCTTCTGGACGACCAACATCTACGCCATGCAAGGCCTCGCTGGTCTCAGCCCCAATCAGCACCTCAACAACATGGCCGCCATGGGCATTGAACCGGGGAAGGCTCGCGCCGTGGGAGGCCTCGGGGACGTGTCCTGGAGTTTGTCTCCAAGCACAAACCTCAACCTTCGCGCCGCTGGACAGGTCGCTCTCAACCCCCTGCCAGGGAGCATGACCTTTGTCCTGGGCAGTGATGTTGGCTTGAAGGGCCTGCCAGGGACTGTGATCAGCGGAGGCAACGGTTGGCTGGGCACCGCTGACCTGGTCTGGACCGCGTGGCGTCAGGCGGATCAGAGCGTTGAGCTCATTCCATTCATCGGCATGGGAGGCGTCCAGAGCGAGGGAGACCGCTTTCACAACACCATCGGATCCGGAGGCCTGATGGGTCGCTATCGCCGCGGACGCTTTGAGGTGGAGCTCGGCTGGGTCGACACGTTCAGCAGTGACGATGATGCCGGCATCTGGAATGAATGGGTTCTTGGCAACGGCTTGTACACCAAGGTCCGCTACAGCTTCTAG
- a CDS encoding cyclic nucleotide-binding domain-containing protein, whose product MKAESLLLLQALEGAVDKAFADVEPCTFASGDCLIQEGQVSDDLILLTSGVVKACWQGFQGNQAPRLGPGSVLGDISYLLGGTARASVFALEPVEALRLSRSGLETVMERDPAQGQRLFKALAAINAQRLLTQTHQQVRDGVTGRGASSVMPEPLLLAVQRFKQCAAAVEVDLRRSEPDAVLRRDLAAAFDNLVRLTGSLFPPLSGDKPAAETPALQALRLELLPYLLLTRSAERMYRKPRGYAGDFLTIAWMYADEPGGAGELGSLLDRCFLDQPAAKAVRNRRGLLRGELQRALTLTDQRPVRVTSLACGPAAEVFDILLQDSELAAQVSFTLVDVDEQALQYVRERLIGEGLESQVRLERRNLLHLCIGRQTLELEPQHLIYSIGLIDYFDDRIVTRLQAWIHASLAPGGRSILGNFHTSNPTRGLMDHLLDWRLIHRDEADMLRLAQAAGFAQDATQCCFEPAGVNLFSVSQR is encoded by the coding sequence TTGAAAGCCGAATCGCTGCTTCTCCTGCAGGCCCTCGAAGGTGCAGTCGACAAGGCATTCGCCGATGTCGAGCCCTGCACCTTCGCGTCGGGGGATTGTTTGATTCAGGAAGGCCAGGTTTCAGATGATCTGATCCTGCTCACGTCGGGTGTGGTCAAAGCTTGTTGGCAGGGCTTCCAGGGGAACCAGGCCCCACGTCTGGGACCGGGAAGCGTTCTTGGAGATATTTCCTATCTGCTGGGGGGGACAGCTCGGGCCAGTGTGTTTGCCCTCGAGCCTGTCGAGGCCCTTCGGTTGTCCCGGTCTGGTCTGGAGACCGTGATGGAACGGGATCCTGCCCAGGGACAGCGCTTGTTCAAGGCTCTGGCAGCGATCAATGCCCAGCGGTTGCTGACCCAGACCCACCAGCAGGTGCGTGACGGAGTCACTGGCCGCGGCGCGTCGTCCGTCATGCCTGAGCCTTTGCTGCTGGCTGTGCAGAGGTTCAAGCAATGCGCAGCAGCAGTGGAGGTTGATCTGCGACGCAGCGAACCAGATGCCGTGTTGCGGCGTGATCTGGCCGCAGCCTTTGACAACCTGGTGCGTCTGACCGGGAGTCTCTTTCCCCCGCTCTCCGGGGACAAGCCAGCTGCCGAGACTCCGGCCCTCCAGGCTTTGCGTCTGGAGCTGTTGCCTTATTTGCTGCTGACCCGTTCCGCGGAGCGGATGTATCGCAAGCCGAGGGGTTATGCGGGGGATTTCCTCACGATTGCCTGGATGTATGCGGATGAGCCAGGAGGTGCTGGTGAGTTGGGCAGCCTCCTTGATCGTTGCTTTCTGGATCAACCCGCTGCGAAGGCGGTACGCAATCGCCGTGGGCTGTTGCGAGGGGAACTGCAGCGGGCCCTGACGCTCACAGATCAACGCCCGGTAAGGGTGACCAGCTTGGCCTGTGGTCCCGCTGCAGAGGTTTTTGACATCCTTCTTCAGGATTCAGAGCTGGCCGCGCAGGTGAGCTTCACCCTTGTGGATGTCGACGAGCAGGCTCTCCAGTACGTGCGAGAACGTCTGATCGGGGAGGGGCTTGAGTCGCAGGTGCGGCTGGAGCGACGCAATCTCTTGCATCTCTGCATTGGCCGACAGACGTTGGAGCTGGAACCTCAGCATCTGATCTATTCGATCGGCCTGATTGATTACTTCGACGATCGCATTGTGACGCGATTGCAGGCTTGGATTCACGCCAGCTTGGCTCCTGGCGGGCGTTCGATTCTCGGCAACTTTCATACAAGTAACCCCACCCGCGGCTTGATGGATCACCTGCTGGATTGGCGCTTGATTCATCGGGATGAAGCCGACATGCTGCGCCTGGCACAGGCGGCCGGATTCGCTCAGGATGCAACCCAGTGCTGTTTCGAACCTGCAGGAGTCAACCTGTTTTCGGTGTCGCAGCGTTAA
- the ndk gene encoding nucleoside-diphosphate kinase: MGAERSFVAIKPDGVQRGLVGEIVGRFERKGFKLVGLKQITPSRELAEQHYGVHKERPFFAGLVEFITSGPVVAMVWEGDGVIASARKLIGATKPLEAEPGTIRGDLAVNIGRNVIHGSDAPETAAFEIGLWFSAEELNDWTPSDQTWRVES; encoded by the coding sequence ATGGGCGCCGAACGTTCTTTCGTCGCGATCAAGCCGGACGGCGTGCAGCGTGGTCTCGTTGGCGAGATCGTTGGTCGCTTCGAGCGCAAAGGCTTCAAATTGGTTGGCCTGAAGCAGATCACCCCCAGCCGTGAGCTTGCAGAGCAGCACTACGGAGTGCATAAGGAGCGCCCGTTCTTCGCCGGTTTGGTGGAGTTCATCACCTCCGGCCCTGTGGTGGCCATGGTCTGGGAAGGCGATGGCGTCATCGCCAGCGCACGCAAGCTGATCGGTGCCACAAAGCCGCTGGAGGCGGAGCCGGGCACGATTCGTGGAGACCTCGCGGTGAACATCGGACGGAATGTGATTCACGGGTCCGATGCACCGGAGACGGCGGCCTTTGAAATTGGTCTCTGGTTCTCCGCTGAGGAGCTGAACGACTGGACACCATCCGATCAAACCTGGCGCGTCGAATCCTGA
- the speA gene encoding biosynthetic arginine decarboxylase codes for MVLTGTKQSWSVARSAELYGLDRWGDPYFSINAKGNVVVQPRGDRGGSLDLMELLRGLEARDLQTPLLIRFDDILEDRLERLHAAFERAIAHYDYSGRYQGVFPIKCNQQRHVVEHLVEAGDRWNFGLEAGSKAELLIALSLTRNPDALLICNGYKDRRYIETAILARRLGHQPVVVIEQTDEVERIIAASHDLGASPFIGIRAKLSSRSTGRWGSSVGARAKFGLDLAEMLQTVQALEKAGLLKDLRLLHFHIGSQINDIAVLKDALQEAGQIYVELTRLGAPMGFLDVGGGLGIDYDGSRTASSASTNYSLQNYANDVVATVRECCQPHGIPVPTLVSESGRAIASHFSVLVFNVLGCSHTPEEEPPLEPEEPLPVRNLRDTLGQIRSLSEHDTALLQEAWNDAIKFRDDAMAAFRLGYIRLNQRAKAEQLTWTCAREISQRLPKDQPIHEDLRGLQRALSCTYYANLSVFRSAPDTWAIDQLFPVMPVHRLNEQPTELGHFADLTCDSDGKLAKFIDSGQTKSLLELHKLRDGEPYRVGMFLGGAYQEVMGNLHNLFGSTNAVHVRLNPGGAGYVLDHVLRGDTNADVLEVMQHDPELLLERLRQGSEAAIQRGDLDISDSRRLMDHLRLSLGQTTYLEE; via the coding sequence ATGGTGCTGACCGGAACGAAGCAGTCCTGGTCTGTGGCGCGCAGCGCTGAGCTCTATGGCTTGGATCGCTGGGGAGATCCCTATTTCTCGATCAACGCCAAGGGCAACGTGGTGGTCCAGCCCCGTGGGGATCGGGGCGGCAGCCTCGACCTGATGGAGCTGCTCAGGGGACTTGAAGCGCGCGATCTGCAGACACCGTTGCTGATCCGTTTCGACGACATCCTTGAGGATCGGCTTGAACGGCTCCATGCCGCCTTTGAGCGCGCCATCGCTCACTACGACTACAGCGGGCGCTATCAGGGTGTGTTCCCGATCAAGTGCAACCAGCAGCGGCATGTTGTTGAACATCTGGTGGAGGCTGGCGACCGCTGGAATTTCGGGTTGGAAGCCGGCAGCAAAGCTGAACTGCTGATCGCGCTCTCACTGACCCGCAACCCCGACGCCCTGCTGATCTGCAATGGCTACAAGGATCGCCGTTACATCGAGACGGCAATCCTGGCTCGTCGACTCGGGCACCAGCCGGTGGTGGTGATCGAACAGACGGACGAAGTCGAGCGGATCATTGCCGCCAGTCACGACCTGGGAGCCTCGCCGTTCATCGGCATCCGCGCGAAACTGTCAAGCCGCAGTACCGGCCGCTGGGGAAGCTCCGTCGGAGCACGGGCCAAGTTCGGCCTCGACCTCGCCGAAATGCTCCAGACCGTGCAAGCCCTTGAGAAGGCTGGGCTTCTCAAGGACCTTCGCTTGCTGCACTTTCACATCGGCAGCCAGATCAATGACATCGCCGTTCTCAAAGATGCCCTTCAGGAAGCCGGTCAGATCTATGTCGAGCTGACCCGTCTCGGCGCTCCGATGGGATTTCTGGATGTCGGCGGCGGGCTTGGGATCGACTACGACGGCAGTCGGACCGCCTCTTCAGCCTCGACCAATTATTCCCTGCAGAACTACGCCAACGATGTGGTCGCCACGGTTCGGGAGTGCTGCCAACCCCATGGAATCCCCGTACCGACCTTGGTGAGTGAAAGCGGCCGGGCCATCGCCAGCCACTTTTCGGTCCTGGTCTTCAATGTTCTGGGCTGCAGTCACACACCGGAGGAGGAGCCGCCACTGGAGCCGGAAGAACCTCTCCCAGTCCGCAACCTCCGTGACACGCTTGGCCAGATCCGCAGCCTGAGTGAACACGACACTGCCCTGCTGCAGGAGGCCTGGAACGATGCCATCAAATTCCGGGATGACGCCATGGCCGCTTTTCGGCTGGGGTACATCCGACTGAATCAGCGCGCCAAGGCGGAGCAACTCACCTGGACCTGTGCCAGGGAGATCAGTCAGCGGCTGCCGAAGGATCAACCCATCCATGAAGACCTGCGTGGTCTGCAACGGGCCCTCTCGTGCACCTACTACGCCAACCTGTCCGTGTTTCGATCAGCGCCGGACACCTGGGCCATCGATCAACTCTTTCCTGTCATGCCGGTCCACCGACTGAATGAACAACCAACGGAACTGGGACATTTCGCCGATCTGACCTGCGACTCGGACGGAAAGCTGGCGAAATTCATTGATTCCGGCCAGACCAAATCGCTGCTTGAGCTTCACAAGCTGAGGGATGGTGAGCCTTACCGCGTCGGCATGTTCCTTGGCGGGGCTTATCAGGAGGTGATGGGAAACCTGCACAACCTGTTCGGAAGCACCAACGCCGTCCATGTGCGCCTGAATCCCGGTGGAGCCGGGTATGTGCTGGACCATGTTCTGCGGGGAGATACCAATGCCGATGTGCTGGAGGTGATGCAGCACGATCCCGAACTTCTTCTGGAACGCCTGCGGCAGGGTTCCGAGGCGGCCATCCAACGTGGAGATCTCGACATCAGCGACTCCCGCCGCCTTATGGATCACCTCCGCCTCAGCCTGGGACAGACCACCTATCTGGAGGAATGA